The DNA sequence GTCTCCACACTCCAGGCCTGGTTGGGATCCAGTCGCAGGGGGTGCTCCGGGAAGGCGTCCCGCAGGGCCCGGACCGCCTCGATCTCCTCGCCCGGCGGCCGGACCCCGCCCTTGAGTTTGATCGAGCGGAACCCGTACGTCTCCACCATGGCCCGGGCCTGCGCGACGAGGCCGTCGGGGTCGAGTGCCTCCCCGTACGGATCGGAGCCGGCCCACTTGTAGAAGAGGTACGCCGCGTACGGCACCCGGTCCCGCACCCGGCCGCCCAGCAGATCGACGACCGGCCGCCCGGCGAGCTGTCCCTGGAGGTCCAGGCAGGCCACCTCGAAGGGGCTGAGCACCCGCAGGGTGGTCTTCTGCGGGCTGGACCCACCGGTCAGCCCGTGCCGGTCCGGGGTGTCGGCATCGCCCAGGACGGCCCGGATCCGGCGCAACAGCCCGTGGGTGTCGTACGGGTCCAGCCCCACCAGGGCCGGGCCCGCCGCCCGGAGCAGGGCGAGGTGCGGCGCGTCCCCGTACGTCTCGCCGAGCCCGACCAAGCCGTCCCCGCAGCGCAGTTCCACGATCGTCCGCAGCGCCCACGGCTGGTGCACCCCGGCGGAGTTGAGCAGTGGCGGGTCGGGGAACGCCACCGGGGTGACCGTGACCTCAGTGATCTCGGCGATCGCGGCGATCTCGGCGGTCCGCATCACACCGCCAGCCCGGCGAGCGCGGCCCGGCCCCGGGCGATGATGCCGGCCAGCTCCCGCTCGTGTTCGGGGGAGGCGTCCACGAGTGGCGGCCGGACGGGGCCCATGGCCAGCCCGGCCAGCCGGGCACCCGCTTTGACCAGGGAGACGGCGTAGCCCGGGGCGGCGTCGCGCAGAGCGACGAAGGGCAGGTAGAACTCGGCGAGCAGCACCCGCACCGCCTCGGAGTCACCGGCGCGCACCGCGCGGTGGAAGGCGGTGGCGATGTCGGGGGCGAAGCAGAGGACGGCCGAGGAGTAGCACTCCACGCCGATGGCCGCGTACGCCTGGACGGACAGCTCCGCCGTGGGCAGGCCGTTGAGGAAGCCGAACTCGGCGGCGCGCGGGTGGCCGCTGGTGCGGATGGCGGTGACCAGCCGGAGCATGGCGTCCACATCGCCCCGGCCGTCCTTGATCCCGGTGACGGTGGGGATGTCGAGCAGCGCCAGGGCGGCGGCCTCGTCGAGGACGGCGTTGGCCCGCTGGTAGACGGTGATGGGCAGTTCGGTGCCGGAGGCGACGTAGCGGATGTGGCCGACGAGCCCG is a window from the Streptomyces sp. NBC_01244 genome containing:
- a CDS encoding glucarate dehydratase family protein — protein: MRTAEIAAIAEITEVTVTPVAFPDPPLLNSAGVHQPWALRTIVELRCGDGLVGLGETYGDAPHLALLRAAGPALVGLDPYDTHGLLRRIRAVLGDADTPDRHGLTGGSSPQKTTLRVLSPFEVACLDLQGQLAGRPVVDLLGGRVRDRVPYAAYLFYKWAGSDPYGEALDPDGLVAQARAMVETYGFRSIKLKGGVRPPGEEIEAVRALRDAFPEHPLRLDPNQAWSVETSVKVAARTAGLLEYLEDPTPGIPGMAEVARSASMPLATNMVVVGPGDIPEGFGRRAAGVVLADHHYWGGLRKSAELAAVCGMFGVGVSMHSNSHLGISLAAMTHLGASLPELAYAADTHTPWQCGVDVLTEPLEITDGSVAVPDRPGLGVRLDPDALARLHENYLRCGVRERDDTAYMRTFDPSYEKRRPRW
- a CDS encoding 5-dehydro-4-deoxyglucarate dehydratase, whose product is MRLHGLLSFPLTPFTGTDEHDRHHEHAGEDDRGGHDGLAAQAAHDAHDDKVDLAVFAAHLEQQIAAGPAGLFVACGTGEFTALSPDEYREVVATAVRVAAGRLPVVAGCGGGPRMAREFAVTAAECGADGLLLLPPYLIASTPAGLVGHIRYVASGTELPITVYQRANAVLDEAAALALLDIPTVTGIKDGRGDVDAMLRLVTAIRTSGHPRAAEFGFLNGLPTAELSVQAYAAIGVECYSSAVLCFAPDIATAFHRAVRAGDSEAVRVLLAEFYLPFVALRDAAPGYAVSLVKAGARLAGLAMGPVRPPLVDASPEHERELAGIIARGRAALAGLAV